In Nocardia sp. NBC_01327, the genomic stretch CATCCACCACACTCTCGGCGACGGCGACTTCCACCACTTCCGGCGCATTGCCGCCGAAGTCACCTGTGCCCAGGCCGATCTCGGCGCGGCCGACGCCTGCCAGGAAATCGACCGGGTGCTGAATTCGGTACTGGTGCACCGGCGTCCGGGCTATCTGATGCTCGCCACCGATACGGCACGGGTGGAGGTCCAGCCGCCGGCCACGCCGCTGTCCCCGCCCGCGGACTTCAGCAGTGCCGGTGCGCGAATGGCTTTCGAGCAGGCCGCCCTCGATTTCCTCGTCGACCGCCGGGTGACCGTGCTGGCCGACGTCTTCGTCAACCGCATAGGCGCGACCGATCAATTGCGGTCACTGCTGCACGCTGCCGATTTGCCGCATGCCACGCTCGCCTGGGGCAAAACGCTCGTGGACGAATCGACCCCGAACTTCCTCGGCGTCTACACCGGTGCGGCCTCGCCCGAGGCGGTGCGCGCGGCGGTCGAGGATTCCGAGCGCCTGGTCACGGTCGGCGTGCAGTACACCGACAGCATCACCGCCGGATTCAGTCATCGCATCGACCCGCGCCGGACCATCGATATCGGCCCGGAGCGCACCGTCATCGGCGGTATGGACGCCTATGCGCCGCTATCGCTGACCGCCGCGCTGGAAATCCTGACCAGGATCTCCGGCGCGTTCGCCGAACCGGACGCGACCACCCCGGCCGCCGATGTCATCCCCGTCATCACCGATCCCGGCGAGACCCCGCTCACCCAGGCGACCCTGTGGCCGCTCGTGGCCGGAGCGCTGGACAACAACAATGTGGTTGTGGCAGACCAGGGTTCGGCCTTCTTCGGCCTGGCCGCCCTGCGCATGCCCGCCGGCATCACCTTCGTCGGCCAGCCGCTGTGGGGTTCCATCGGCTACGCGCTGCCCGCCGCGCTCGGCGCCGGACTGGCCTGTCCGGACCGCCGCCCCGTGCTGGTGATCGGCGACGGCGCGGCGCAGCTGTCCATCCAGGAGCTCGGCACCTGGATCCGCGAACGCCTGACCGGCGTCATCATCCTGGTCGACAACAGCGGTTACGCCATCGAGCGCGCCATTCACGGTGCGAGCGCGCCCTACAACGACATCGCACCCTGGCGCTGGGGTGAACTGCCGCACGCTTTCGGCGGTGACGAGGATTCGGTGCTGACGCTGCGAGCCACTACGGTCGGAGAACTGCGCGAGTGCATGGAGGTTGCCGCGGCCGCCCAGGACTGCCTGGTATTTCTGCAGGTCGTCACCGGCGCTACCGACTATCCGCCGCTCGTGTCGGATATCGCCTCCGCGATCACCCGCGCGAACACCGGGTCGTAGCCGGTGCGAGGGGCCCCGATTTCCGGGTGGGCCGGGCCGTCTGGCACTATGGTCAGGTTGCCTTGGGCGCTTTCATGCCTGGGCACCGCCCAATATCCGGAGCACGAACCGGTAGAGCATCTCCACTCGAGGTAGCCACCAGGTTCCTCTGTTCGCGCGAACATCATAAGGACGGAAATGAACACCCTCGACTTCGTCGACGAAAAGTCGCTCCGCAGCGACATCCCGGCTTTCCGCCCGGGTGACACGGTCAACGTGCACGTGAAGGTTATCGAAGGCAACAAGGAGCGCGTCCAGGTCTTCAAGGGCGTCGTCATCCGCCGCCAGAACGGTGGCATCCGCGAGACCTTCACGGTCCGCAAGGTGTCGTTCGGTGTCGGCGTGGAGCGCACCTTCCCGGTGCACTCCCCGAACATCGCGACCCTCGAGGTCGTCACCCGTGGTGACGTCCGCCGCGCCAAGCTGTACTACCTGCGCGATCTGCGCGGCAAGGCCGCGAAGATCAAGGAAAAGCGCTGAAGTAGCTTTTCGCTCCGAACGCCGAGTAGCCCGGCACCGCATGGTTTCTTCGCGGTGCCGGGCTACTCTGTTCCGGTGG encodes the following:
- a CDS encoding alpha-keto acid decarboxylase family protein, whose translation is MGYVVGDYLLDRLHELGVTEIFGVPGDFNLQFLDHVVEHRGIRWVGSANELNAGYAADGYARLRGIGAVVTTYGVGELSAVNAIAGSYAEYVPVVHIVGVPAKDIQANHRVIHHTLGDGDFHHFRRIAAEVTCAQADLGAADACQEIDRVLNSVLVHRRPGYLMLATDTARVEVQPPATPLSPPADFSSAGARMAFEQAALDFLVDRRVTVLADVFVNRIGATDQLRSLLHAADLPHATLAWGKTLVDESTPNFLGVYTGAASPEAVRAAVEDSERLVTVGVQYTDSITAGFSHRIDPRRTIDIGPERTVIGGMDAYAPLSLTAALEILTRISGAFAEPDATTPAADVIPVITDPGETPLTQATLWPLVAGALDNNNVVVADQGSAFFGLAALRMPAGITFVGQPLWGSIGYALPAALGAGLACPDRRPVLVIGDGAAQLSIQELGTWIRERLTGVIILVDNSGYAIERAIHGASAPYNDIAPWRWGELPHAFGGDEDSVLTLRATTVGELRECMEVAAAAQDCLVFLQVVTGATDYPPLVSDIASAITRANTGS
- the rplS gene encoding 50S ribosomal protein L19, with the protein product MNTLDFVDEKSLRSDIPAFRPGDTVNVHVKVIEGNKERVQVFKGVVIRRQNGGIRETFTVRKVSFGVGVERTFPVHSPNIATLEVVTRGDVRRAKLYYLRDLRGKAAKIKEKR